In one window of Camelina sativa cultivar DH55 chromosome 15, Cs, whole genome shotgun sequence DNA:
- the LOC104744275 gene encoding serine carboxypeptidase-like 25 — translation MAMAKRVIMFTTLMAILVMTSQGRVQTEGGEKEAEADRITSLPGQPNVTFEQFSGYVTVDKPSGRSLFYWLTEASHLPLAKPLVIWLNGGPGCSSVAYGASEEIGPFRISKGGSGLYLNKFAWNSISNLLFLEAPAGVGFSYTNRSSDLFNTGDRRTAKDSLQFLIQWLHRFPKYNNREIYITGESYAGHYVPQLAREIMNYNKRSKTPINLKGIMVGNAVTDNHYDNLGTVSYWWSHAMISDRTYHQLINTCDFSRQKESDECETLYSYAMEKEFGNIDQYNIYAPPCNKSSDGGGSYTGSSGRRSMRLPHLPHSVLRKISGYDPCTERYAEIYYNRPDVQRALHANTTKIPYKWTACSEVLNRNWNDTDSSVLPIYREMIAGGIRVWVFSGDVDSVVPVTATRYSLARLSLSTKVPWYPWYVKKQVGGWTEVYEGLTFVTVRGAGHEVPLFKPRVAFELFKYFLRGKPLPKA, via the exons ATGGCTATGGCAAAACGTGTAATAATGTTCACCACTCTCATGGCCATACTTGTAATGACATCTCAAGGAAGAGTTCAAACagaaggaggagagaaagaagCTGAGGCAGACCGAATTACGTCACTTCCCGGTCAGCCTAACGTCACGTTCGAGCAGTTTTCCGGCTATGTCACCGTTGATAAACCCTCCGGAAGATCACTCTTTTATTGGCTCACCGAAGCTTCTCACCTCCCTCTCGCCAAACCTCTTGTAATTTGGCTCAACGGAG GACCGGGATGTTCGTCGGTAGCGTACGGTGCGTCGGAGGAGATTGGACCATTCAGGATAAGCAAAGGTGGGTCTGGTTTGTATCTCAACAAGTTCGCGTGGAACTCAATCTCCAATCTCTTGTTCCTCGAAGCTCCCGCCGGCGTCGGCTTCTCTTACACTAACCGTTCCTCTGATCTCTTCAACACCGGTGATCGCCGTACCG CCAAAGATTCACTTCAGTTTCTTATTCAATGGCTTCACCGGTTCCCGAAATACAACAACCGGGAAATCTACATCACCGGCGAGAGCTACGCCGGACATTACGTTCCTCAGCTCGCTAGAGAAATCATGAATTATAACAAACGATCCAAGACTCCCATCAATCTCAAAGGAATCATG GTTGGAAATGCGGTTACGGACAATCACTATGATAACCTCGGGACGGTGTCGTATTGGTGGAGCCATGCGATGATCTCCGATAGGACGTATCATCAGTTGATTAACACTTGCGATTTTAGTCGTCAGAAGGAATCTGATGAATGCGAAACCCTTTATTCTTACGCTATGGAGAAAGAGTTTGGTAACATCGATCAGTATAACATCTATGCACCGCCGTGTAACAAGTCAAGCGACGGTGGTGGTAGCTACACTGGTTCTTCTGGCCGCCGTAGTATGCGGCTCCCTCACCTTCCCCACTCC GTATTGAGGAAAATTTCAGGGTATGATCCGTGTACCGAGAGATATGCAGAGATCTATTATAACCGGCCTGATGTTCAGAGAGCTCTTCATGCCAACACCACTAAGATCCCGTACAAATGGACAGCTTGCAG TGAGGTGCTAAACCGGAATTGGAACGATACAGATTCGTCGGTTCTTCCTATATACCGGGAAATGATTGCTGGCGGGATTAGAGTTTGGGTTTTCAGTGGTGATGTCGATTCAGTTGTACCAGTGACGGCTACTAGATACTCACTAGCAAGACTTAGCTTGAGTACCAAAGTTCCTTGGTATCCTTGGTATGTCAAGAAACAG GTCGGAGGATGGACGGAAGTGTACGAAGGACTAACGTTCGTGACGGTGAGAGGAGCAGGTCACGAGGTGCCATTGTTCAAGCCACGGGTTGCTTTTGAGCTTTTTAAGTATTTCTTGAGAGGCAAGCCACTTCCAAAGgcttga
- the LOC104744276 gene encoding uncharacterized protein LOC104744276 — translation MESSQQPNLETPIKTQPDHQEITVLSPESPPPPLLESCRSNESPPPSARVSSSTNEPKKKIGTPDRLKVPIAFKYPERYRSPTDAMMSPVTKGLLARTRKPSGSLIPPSFDQTKIQELRKPESGLSSVSC, via the exons atgGAGTCTTCTCAACAACCAAATCTTGAAACACCTATCAAAACCCAACCCGACCATCAAGAAATCACCGTTTTAAGCCCTGAATCTCCGCCTCCACCGCTCCTGGAATCTTGCCGAAGTAAtgaatctcctcctccttctgcTCGAGTCTCCTCTTCCACCAACGAGCCAAAGAAGAAAATCGGGACTCCGGATCGACTAAAAGTTCCTATAGCTTTCAAGTACCCAGAGAG gtACAGAAGCCCAACTGATGCAATGATGTCTCCAGTTACTAAAGGTCTTCTCGCAAGGACCAGAAAACCTTCCGGTTCTCTTATTCCACCTAGCTTTGACCAAACCAAG ATTCAAGAACTACGCAAACCGGAATCCGGTTTATCATCTGTCAGTTGCTGA
- the LOC104747964 gene encoding pinin-like: protein METETEIKEEQWNNSICSFSSSRCSSITSESSDGHFDIRHFPLPKPSLSASEAQKLRESHQAYDPNRIPSSVFSSKPGNPMEWSIASNESLFSIHDGAASGWRSAEMITQNNPVPVPLPLPPVKKPNESEKETINGEEEPYQVEISDSEVDDNDDKEEKMSEVESDDEYEEMIEAEVLVETETKVPKEKEVVEVVKENKPEDSTSTVSHSPSISCRSDTSNNSIASFAFQVLPKEDVVIKTPSMEIKGNVIHKQRPEYQLPLSPVLPPQPQPQRQPQPYAESSTLTDLQPESQPQPQREGSEKFESRTQSVKASRMGWFSCFQCPSKCGFF, encoded by the exons ATGGAAACAGAAACCGAAATCAAAGAAGAGCAATGGAATAATTCGATTTGTTCATTTTCATCGTCACGATGTTCATCGATAACATCTGAATCTTCAGATGGACACTTTGATATCCGACATTTTCCTCTTCCCAAGCCATCATTATCTGCTTCTGAGGCACAGAAACTGAGAGAGTCACATCAGGCTTATGATCCAAACCGGATTCCATCTTCGGTTTTCTCTAGTAAACCGGGTAATCCGATGGAATGGAGTATAGCTTCTAACGAGTCCTTGTTTAGCATCCATGACGGAGCTGCTTCAGGGTGGAGATCGGCTGAGATGATAACCCAAAACAACCCGGTTCctgttcctcttcctcttcctccggtAAAGAAACCAAATGAATCTGAGAAAGAGACGATTAATGGAGAGGAGGAACCGTACCAGGTCGAGATATCAGACTCTGAggttgatgataatgatgacaaagaagagaagatgagtgaAGTCGAGAGCGACGATGAATATGAAGAAATGATAGAAGCGGAGGTTTTAGTAGAAACTGAAACCAAAGTTCCAAAGGAGAAAGAAGTTGTAGAAGTTGTCAAGGAGAATAAACCAGAAGATTCGACCAGTACAGTTTCACATTCCCCGAGCATTTCTTGTCGTTCGGACACCAGCAATAACAGCATTGCCTCTTTCGCATTCCAAGT ATTGCCAAAAGAAGATGTCGTTATCAAAACGCCATCTATGGAAATCAAAGGGAACGTTATCCACAAGCAAAGACCCGAGTACCAGCTGCCTCTGTCGCCGGTGCTACCGCcccaaccgcaaccgcaacggCAACCGCAGCCTTATGCAGAATCTAGTACGCTAACTGACTTGCAGCCGGAATCACAGCCACAACCACAACGGGAGGGATCGGAAAAATTCGAGTCTCGAACACAATCGGTAAAAGCTTCGAGAATGGGTTGGTTCTCTTGCTTCCAATGTCCTTCAAAATGCGGGTTTTTCTAG
- the LOC104744277 gene encoding LRR receptor-like serine/threonine-protein kinase RPK2 isoform X1 yields the protein MTSLPSSVIKWRFFRRQMPSNVVFSLWLLCFAATCLSVLAADSDKSVLLRFKKTLSDPSSILASWVEDNEDYCSWFGVSCDSTSRVTSLNITGSGSDKGSSKTSRNRFTCGDIGKFPLYGFGIRRECTGNHGALVGDLPSVLVGLTELRVLSLPFNSFSGEIPVGIWGMEKLEVLDLEGNLITGSLPVRFTGLRSLRVMNLGFNRVSGEIPNSLQNLSKLEVLNLGGNRLNGTVPGFVGRFRVVHLPLNWLQGSLPKDIGDNCGKLEHLDLSGNFLIGRIPESLGKCGSLRSLLLYINTLEETIPLEFGNLQKLEVLDVSRNTLSGPLPVELGNCSSLSVLVLSNLYNVYDDINSIRGVSDLPPGADLTSMTEDFNFYQGGIPEEITRLPKLKIIWVPRATLEGRFPRDWGLCQNLEMLNLGQNFFKGEIPVGLSKCRNLRLLDLSSNMLTGELLKDISVPCMSVFDVGGNSLSGFIPEFLNSTTTRCPPVVYFDKFSIESYNDPSSVYLSFFTMKSQVGTSLMDLGGDGGPAVFHNFADNNFTGTLKSIPLAQERLGKRVSYIFSAGGNQLYGQFPGNLFDNCDELKGVYVNVSFNRLSGRIPEGLNKMCTSLKILDTSSNQIFGIIPSSLGDLGSLVALNLSWNQLQGQIPGSLGKKMTALTYLSIANNNLTGQIPQSFGQLHSLDVLDLSSNHLSGGIPHDFVNLKNLTVLLLNNNNLSGPIPSGFSTFAVFNVSFNNLSGPVPSTNGLTKCSTVQGNPYLRPCHVFSLTTPSSDSRDSAGDSITQDYASSPAENSPPESPEKRGFNSLEIASIASASAIFSVLIALVILFFYTRKWHPKSKIMATTKREVTMFMDIGVPITFDNVVRATGNFNASNLIGNGGFGATYKAEISQDVVVAIKRLSIGRFQGVQQFHAEIKTLGRLRHPNLVTLIGYHASETEMFLVYNYLPGGNLEKFIQERSTRDWRVLHKIALDIARALAYLHDQCVPRVLHRDVKPSNILLDDDCNAYLSDFGLARLLGTSETHATTGVAGTFGYVAPEYAMTCRVSDKADVYSYGVVLLELLSDKKALDPSFVSYGNGFNIVQWACMLLRQGRAKEFFTAGLWDAGPHDDLVEVLHLAVVCTVDLLSTRPTMKQVVRRLKQLQPPSC from the coding sequence ATGACTTCTTTGCCTTCTTCAGTGATCAAATGGCGTTTTTTCCGTAGACAGATGCCTTCGAACGTTGTATTCTCGCTCTGGTTACTCTGTTTCGCTGCTACCTGTCTCTCTGTTTTAGCAGCTGACTCGGACAAATCGGTGTTGCTTCGGTTTAAGAAAACGTTGTCGGACCCTAGTTCGATTCTCGCTAGCTGGGTTGAGGATAACGAAGATTACTGCTCCTGGTTTGGTGTATCTTGCGATTCGACTTCTCGAGTCACGTCTCTTAACATTACTGGCTCTGGAAGCGATAAAGGGAGTTCCAAAACCAGTCGGAATCGTTTCACTTGTGGTGATATCGGTAAGTTTCCTTTGTATGGGTTTGGTATCCGGAGGGAGTGTACCGGAAATCATGGAGCTTTGGTCGGAGATTTGCCTTCTGTACTCGTGGGTCTTACAGAGCTTAGGGTTCTGTCTCTGCCTTTCAATTCGTTTAGCGGAGAGATTCCTGTAGGAATCTGGGGAATGGAGAAGCTTGAAGTTCTTGATCTGGAAGGGAATTTGATAACCGGGTCATTGCCTGTTCGGTTTACTGGGTTACGGAGTTTGCGGGTTATGAATTTAGGGTTTAACCGAGTTTCAGGTGAAATCCCTAACTCGCTGCAGAATCTGTCAAAGTTGGAGGTTTTGAATTTGGGTGGTAATAGGTTGAATGGAACTGTTCCTGGTTTTGTTGGGAGGTTCAGAGTGGTTCACTTGCCTTTAAACTGGCTTCAAGGCTCTTTACCTAAAGATATTGGGGATAACTGTGGAAAGCTTGAGCATTTAGATTTGTCTGGTAATTTCTTGATTGGGAGGATTCCTGAGAGTTTGGGCAAGTGTGGCAGTTTAAGGTCTTTGTTGTTGTATATAAATACATTGGAGGAGACTATCCCTTTAGAGTTTGGGAATCTTCAGAAGCTTGAGGTTTTGGATGTTTCTAGGAACACTCTTAGTGGTCCATTACCTGTTGAACTCGGGAACTGCTCTTCGTTGTCTGTTCTCGTGCTGTCAAATCTGTACAATGTGTATGATGACATTAACAGCATTAGAGGGGTATCAGATTTACCTCCAGGCGCTGATTTAACTTCGATGACTGAGGATTTCAATTTCTATCAAGGTGGAATTCCGGAGGAAATCACTAGGCTTCCTAAGCTAAAGATAATTTGGGTGCCAAGAGCTACGTTAGAAGGGAGATTTCCAAGAGATTGGGGTTTGTGTCAAAACTTGGAGATGCTTAATTTGGGTCAGAACTTCTTTAAAGGCGAGATTCCTGTTGGTCTTAGTAAATGTAGGAACCTTCGTCTTCTTGATTTGAGCTCGAATATGCTTACGGGAGAGCTTCTCAAAGATATTTCAGTCCCCTGTATGAGTGTCTTTGATGTTGGCGGAAACAGCTTATCAGGTTTCATCCCTGAGTTTCTCAACAGTACCACAACCCGTTGTCCTCCTGTTGTCTACTTTGACAAATTTTCTATCGAATCTTACAATGACCCATCATCTGTTTATCTATCCTTCTTCACCATGAAGTCTCAAGTTGGAACTTCCCTAATGGATCTTGGAGGTGATGGAGGTCCGGCCGTGTTTCATAATTTCGCAGACAACAACTTCACTGGTACTCTCAAGTCTATACCACTTGCACAGGAGCGGTTGGGGAAGCGAGTCTCTTACATATTTTCTGCTGGAGGGAATCAGTTGTACGGGCAGTTCCCAGGAAACCTGTTTGATAACTGTGACGAACTCAAAGGAGTTTATGTCAATGTCAGCTTCAACAGGCTCTCAGGTCGGATTCCTGAAGGACTAAACAAGATGTGCACTTCTCTTAAGATTCTTGATACTTCGTCGAATCAGATCTTCGGGATAATCCCATCGAGTCTCGGGGATCTAGGTTCGCTTGTTGCTCTTAATCTGAGCTGGAATCAGTTGCAAGGTCAGATACCGGGAAGTCTTGGGAAGAAGATGACAGCTTTGACATATCTATCGATTGCGAATAATAACCTCACAGGGCAAATTCCTCAGAGTTTTGGTCAGTTACATTCCTTGGATGTTCTTGATCTCTCTTCAAATCATCTTTCTGGCGGCATTCCTCATGATTTCGTCAACTTGAAGAATCTCACTGTGCTGCTTCTCAACAATAACAACCTCTCTGGTCCAATCCCGTCAGGTTTTTCTACATTTGCGGTTTTCAATGTTTCCTTCAACAATCTGTCTGGTCCAGTTCCTTCAACCAACGGATTGACCAAATGCAGCACTGTTCAGGGAAACCCCTATCTTCGACCTTGCCATGTGTTTTCTCTGACAACACCATCTTCTGATTCCCGAGACTCTGCTGGAGATTCTATCACGCAGGATTACGCATCTTCCCCTGCTGAAAACTCTCCACCTGAGTCGCCAGAAAAGCGTGGTTTTAACTCGCTAGAGATCGCCTCAATCGCATCAGCTTCAGCTATTTTCTCGGTTCTGATCGCTCTTgtgattctcttcttctacaCAAGGAAATGGCATCCGAAGTCAAAGATCATGGCCACTACGAAACGAGAAGTCACTATGTTCATGGACATTGGAGTTCCGATAACCTTTGACAACGTTGTTAGAGCCACAGGCAACTTCAACGCAAGCAATCTGATTGGAAACGGTGGATTTGGAGCGACCTACAAAGCAGAAATATCTCAAGATGTGGTCGTCGCTATCAAACGCCTCTCCATTGGACGGTTTCAGGGTGTGCAACAGTTCCACGCAGAGATCAAAACTCTTGGTAGACTAAGACATCCGAACCTTGTGACTCTCATTGGTTATCACGCTAGCGAAACAGAGATGTTCTTGGTCTACAACTATCTCCCAGGAGGCAACCTCGAGAAATTCATCCAAGAAAGATCCACAAGAGATTGGAGAGTTCTTCACAAGATCGCCCTAGACATTGCTCGAGCACTCGCTTACCTCCACGACCAATGTGTCCCACGGGTGCTTCACCGAGATGTTAAACCGAGCAACATCCTACTGGATGATGATTGCAACGCTTATTTATCAGATTTCGGGTTAGCAAGATTGCTTGGGACATCGGAAACACACGCAACAACAGGTGTGGCGGGTACGTTTGGATATGTAGCACCCGAGTACGCTATGACTTGCCGAGTGTCGGATAAAGCAGATGTTTACAGCTACGGGGTGGTGCTTCTAGAGCTCCTTTCAGACAAGAAAGCACTAGATCCGTCGTTTGTGTCGTACGGTAACGGTTTCAACATCGTGCAATGGGCTTGTATGCTGTTGAGACAAGGAAGGGCAAAGGAGTTTTTCACAGCGGGTTTGTGGGACGCGGGTCCTCATGATGATCTTGTAGAGGTTCTGCATTTAGCGGTTGTCTGTACGGTGGATTTACTATCGACGAGACCGACGATGAAGCAAGTTGTAAGACGGCTGAAGCAGCTACAGCCTCCGTCATGTTAG
- the LOC104744277 gene encoding LRR receptor-like serine/threonine-protein kinase RPK2 isoform X2: protein MPSNVVFSLWLLCFAATCLSVLAADSDKSVLLRFKKTLSDPSSILASWVEDNEDYCSWFGVSCDSTSRVTSLNITGSGSDKGSSKTSRNRFTCGDIGKFPLYGFGIRRECTGNHGALVGDLPSVLVGLTELRVLSLPFNSFSGEIPVGIWGMEKLEVLDLEGNLITGSLPVRFTGLRSLRVMNLGFNRVSGEIPNSLQNLSKLEVLNLGGNRLNGTVPGFVGRFRVVHLPLNWLQGSLPKDIGDNCGKLEHLDLSGNFLIGRIPESLGKCGSLRSLLLYINTLEETIPLEFGNLQKLEVLDVSRNTLSGPLPVELGNCSSLSVLVLSNLYNVYDDINSIRGVSDLPPGADLTSMTEDFNFYQGGIPEEITRLPKLKIIWVPRATLEGRFPRDWGLCQNLEMLNLGQNFFKGEIPVGLSKCRNLRLLDLSSNMLTGELLKDISVPCMSVFDVGGNSLSGFIPEFLNSTTTRCPPVVYFDKFSIESYNDPSSVYLSFFTMKSQVGTSLMDLGGDGGPAVFHNFADNNFTGTLKSIPLAQERLGKRVSYIFSAGGNQLYGQFPGNLFDNCDELKGVYVNVSFNRLSGRIPEGLNKMCTSLKILDTSSNQIFGIIPSSLGDLGSLVALNLSWNQLQGQIPGSLGKKMTALTYLSIANNNLTGQIPQSFGQLHSLDVLDLSSNHLSGGIPHDFVNLKNLTVLLLNNNNLSGPIPSGFSTFAVFNVSFNNLSGPVPSTNGLTKCSTVQGNPYLRPCHVFSLTTPSSDSRDSAGDSITQDYASSPAENSPPESPEKRGFNSLEIASIASASAIFSVLIALVILFFYTRKWHPKSKIMATTKREVTMFMDIGVPITFDNVVRATGNFNASNLIGNGGFGATYKAEISQDVVVAIKRLSIGRFQGVQQFHAEIKTLGRLRHPNLVTLIGYHASETEMFLVYNYLPGGNLEKFIQERSTRDWRVLHKIALDIARALAYLHDQCVPRVLHRDVKPSNILLDDDCNAYLSDFGLARLLGTSETHATTGVAGTFGYVAPEYAMTCRVSDKADVYSYGVVLLELLSDKKALDPSFVSYGNGFNIVQWACMLLRQGRAKEFFTAGLWDAGPHDDLVEVLHLAVVCTVDLLSTRPTMKQVVRRLKQLQPPSC from the coding sequence ATGCCTTCGAACGTTGTATTCTCGCTCTGGTTACTCTGTTTCGCTGCTACCTGTCTCTCTGTTTTAGCAGCTGACTCGGACAAATCGGTGTTGCTTCGGTTTAAGAAAACGTTGTCGGACCCTAGTTCGATTCTCGCTAGCTGGGTTGAGGATAACGAAGATTACTGCTCCTGGTTTGGTGTATCTTGCGATTCGACTTCTCGAGTCACGTCTCTTAACATTACTGGCTCTGGAAGCGATAAAGGGAGTTCCAAAACCAGTCGGAATCGTTTCACTTGTGGTGATATCGGTAAGTTTCCTTTGTATGGGTTTGGTATCCGGAGGGAGTGTACCGGAAATCATGGAGCTTTGGTCGGAGATTTGCCTTCTGTACTCGTGGGTCTTACAGAGCTTAGGGTTCTGTCTCTGCCTTTCAATTCGTTTAGCGGAGAGATTCCTGTAGGAATCTGGGGAATGGAGAAGCTTGAAGTTCTTGATCTGGAAGGGAATTTGATAACCGGGTCATTGCCTGTTCGGTTTACTGGGTTACGGAGTTTGCGGGTTATGAATTTAGGGTTTAACCGAGTTTCAGGTGAAATCCCTAACTCGCTGCAGAATCTGTCAAAGTTGGAGGTTTTGAATTTGGGTGGTAATAGGTTGAATGGAACTGTTCCTGGTTTTGTTGGGAGGTTCAGAGTGGTTCACTTGCCTTTAAACTGGCTTCAAGGCTCTTTACCTAAAGATATTGGGGATAACTGTGGAAAGCTTGAGCATTTAGATTTGTCTGGTAATTTCTTGATTGGGAGGATTCCTGAGAGTTTGGGCAAGTGTGGCAGTTTAAGGTCTTTGTTGTTGTATATAAATACATTGGAGGAGACTATCCCTTTAGAGTTTGGGAATCTTCAGAAGCTTGAGGTTTTGGATGTTTCTAGGAACACTCTTAGTGGTCCATTACCTGTTGAACTCGGGAACTGCTCTTCGTTGTCTGTTCTCGTGCTGTCAAATCTGTACAATGTGTATGATGACATTAACAGCATTAGAGGGGTATCAGATTTACCTCCAGGCGCTGATTTAACTTCGATGACTGAGGATTTCAATTTCTATCAAGGTGGAATTCCGGAGGAAATCACTAGGCTTCCTAAGCTAAAGATAATTTGGGTGCCAAGAGCTACGTTAGAAGGGAGATTTCCAAGAGATTGGGGTTTGTGTCAAAACTTGGAGATGCTTAATTTGGGTCAGAACTTCTTTAAAGGCGAGATTCCTGTTGGTCTTAGTAAATGTAGGAACCTTCGTCTTCTTGATTTGAGCTCGAATATGCTTACGGGAGAGCTTCTCAAAGATATTTCAGTCCCCTGTATGAGTGTCTTTGATGTTGGCGGAAACAGCTTATCAGGTTTCATCCCTGAGTTTCTCAACAGTACCACAACCCGTTGTCCTCCTGTTGTCTACTTTGACAAATTTTCTATCGAATCTTACAATGACCCATCATCTGTTTATCTATCCTTCTTCACCATGAAGTCTCAAGTTGGAACTTCCCTAATGGATCTTGGAGGTGATGGAGGTCCGGCCGTGTTTCATAATTTCGCAGACAACAACTTCACTGGTACTCTCAAGTCTATACCACTTGCACAGGAGCGGTTGGGGAAGCGAGTCTCTTACATATTTTCTGCTGGAGGGAATCAGTTGTACGGGCAGTTCCCAGGAAACCTGTTTGATAACTGTGACGAACTCAAAGGAGTTTATGTCAATGTCAGCTTCAACAGGCTCTCAGGTCGGATTCCTGAAGGACTAAACAAGATGTGCACTTCTCTTAAGATTCTTGATACTTCGTCGAATCAGATCTTCGGGATAATCCCATCGAGTCTCGGGGATCTAGGTTCGCTTGTTGCTCTTAATCTGAGCTGGAATCAGTTGCAAGGTCAGATACCGGGAAGTCTTGGGAAGAAGATGACAGCTTTGACATATCTATCGATTGCGAATAATAACCTCACAGGGCAAATTCCTCAGAGTTTTGGTCAGTTACATTCCTTGGATGTTCTTGATCTCTCTTCAAATCATCTTTCTGGCGGCATTCCTCATGATTTCGTCAACTTGAAGAATCTCACTGTGCTGCTTCTCAACAATAACAACCTCTCTGGTCCAATCCCGTCAGGTTTTTCTACATTTGCGGTTTTCAATGTTTCCTTCAACAATCTGTCTGGTCCAGTTCCTTCAACCAACGGATTGACCAAATGCAGCACTGTTCAGGGAAACCCCTATCTTCGACCTTGCCATGTGTTTTCTCTGACAACACCATCTTCTGATTCCCGAGACTCTGCTGGAGATTCTATCACGCAGGATTACGCATCTTCCCCTGCTGAAAACTCTCCACCTGAGTCGCCAGAAAAGCGTGGTTTTAACTCGCTAGAGATCGCCTCAATCGCATCAGCTTCAGCTATTTTCTCGGTTCTGATCGCTCTTgtgattctcttcttctacaCAAGGAAATGGCATCCGAAGTCAAAGATCATGGCCACTACGAAACGAGAAGTCACTATGTTCATGGACATTGGAGTTCCGATAACCTTTGACAACGTTGTTAGAGCCACAGGCAACTTCAACGCAAGCAATCTGATTGGAAACGGTGGATTTGGAGCGACCTACAAAGCAGAAATATCTCAAGATGTGGTCGTCGCTATCAAACGCCTCTCCATTGGACGGTTTCAGGGTGTGCAACAGTTCCACGCAGAGATCAAAACTCTTGGTAGACTAAGACATCCGAACCTTGTGACTCTCATTGGTTATCACGCTAGCGAAACAGAGATGTTCTTGGTCTACAACTATCTCCCAGGAGGCAACCTCGAGAAATTCATCCAAGAAAGATCCACAAGAGATTGGAGAGTTCTTCACAAGATCGCCCTAGACATTGCTCGAGCACTCGCTTACCTCCACGACCAATGTGTCCCACGGGTGCTTCACCGAGATGTTAAACCGAGCAACATCCTACTGGATGATGATTGCAACGCTTATTTATCAGATTTCGGGTTAGCAAGATTGCTTGGGACATCGGAAACACACGCAACAACAGGTGTGGCGGGTACGTTTGGATATGTAGCACCCGAGTACGCTATGACTTGCCGAGTGTCGGATAAAGCAGATGTTTACAGCTACGGGGTGGTGCTTCTAGAGCTCCTTTCAGACAAGAAAGCACTAGATCCGTCGTTTGTGTCGTACGGTAACGGTTTCAACATCGTGCAATGGGCTTGTATGCTGTTGAGACAAGGAAGGGCAAAGGAGTTTTTCACAGCGGGTTTGTGGGACGCGGGTCCTCATGATGATCTTGTAGAGGTTCTGCATTTAGCGGTTGTCTGTACGGTGGATTTACTATCGACGAGACCGACGATGAAGCAAGTTGTAAGACGGCTGAAGCAGCTACAGCCTCCGTCATGTTAG